TCGGGACGTTTATTTCGGCGAAACACACATACTCTTTCTCTTCTTTTAAAACTATATCCACTTCCCCTGTTACCTTAATGAATCTTTCCAATTTAGCGCACTTTTCCTCTATAAGCTCTCTCAATTGCTGTGATATTTCCGTTTTTTTATGCGTTATCTTTGTCTCCATCGTATCTTCTCTTCCTTTCTGTGTTCTGTTTTCTCTGCCCACCGTCTTTTTGGAGGGTATTTATCTCTCTGTCATCTGTTGAAAGTGGAGCTGGGGGGGGTCGAACCCCCGACCTTCTGAATGCCATTCAGACGCGCTCCCAACTGCGCT
The bacterium DNA segment above includes these coding regions:
- the raiA gene encoding ribosome-associated translation inhibitor RaiA; translated protein: METKITHKKTEISQQLRELIEEKCAKLERFIKVTGEVDIVLKEEKEYVCFAEINVPIKGAVIHAEAEAGDILSSFEEALSKAEKQVKKYRDKITKHKD